The sequence below is a genomic window from Cicer arietinum cultivar CDC Frontier isolate Library 1 chromosome 6, Cicar.CDCFrontier_v2.0, whole genome shotgun sequence.
TGTTGATCTTTCAAGGTCTGGGGAGACATTTAATAAAACTGGAAGGAAAGGTAAAGATGCACCTGCTGTTAAAACAGATTCTCCAGACACTCTTAAACCAGACTTGAATGGTAATACTGGAGAAAAAAACAAGAACTTGATTTCAAAAAAAGCAAGTCTTGAGGTAAAAAATGAATTACAAGAGATCATGTTGAATGCTGAGGAGGCTGATGGCAAAAATTCAGTTATGGGAAAGAAGAACCAAGTACATGCAAAGCATAATGTGGGGGCAAATGAATCCTTCCATGCTACAAAGAAGTTGAAACGCATGGATGCTAAAGATGATTTAACTTCAGGCCACATCCAAAAAGATGTGAAAAGGTCCACATCAAATTCGAAAACAGAAAAAAGCTTGCCATCAAGGGGTCAAATTTGTGTTGTAGGTTCTGATGACTCTGTCCGCGAGTTGCTACCTATGACCAAACAACATAGCCAAGTTCAGAAAACTATGCCTGATTCTGATAGAATTGCTCCTGATGAAAAAAAAGAATGGAGTATTCTTAAACCGAAAGATGATACGAAGAATGCTACAGCAAAACAAGTACAGAAGAAACGTAGAGCTGTTTGCCTttatgaagatgatgatgatgtacctAAAACTCCTGTTCATGGAGGAGCTGCAAAAAATACGAAGTCACCTTTTGCTTCAGAGGTCAAGAAGGGCAATAATGCACATTCTGAGAAATCTGATGCTGCTCAGCTGACTCACATAAATTCTAGTGAACTTGAGGATACTCTTTTGAAAGATTCACCTTCTCTATTTCATAATGATCCATCCTCAATGAAACTGCCTGAAAAAGAGAAAGCTGATGAAGTCATTCCGGTGCATGTTCCTCATAGTAATGATAAGTTAGATTTAAAGCAGTTTCCCTCTAAGGTGGCAAAAGTAAGCTCTGCCTCCCCAGTAAAATCACCTCAGCCAGTTCCTGCGACAACAAAGTCTAATGCTGAGCGGAGTAAATCTTCCAAACCTTTGCTTAAAGCTTCCAGCAATGCTACTATTCACAAGAAGGCTGATAATGGGTCTTCCAAATCATTACATAACCTCAACTCTTCTCAGAACCAAGTTTCCGCCCATAAGAAGAAGCTGACATCTTCAGCTGAAATTTCTAAGAATACTACAAAGACATTGCCTCAAGCAGCTGAAGTTGCTGTTTCAGTAGTAGGTTCTAAGGAGCCTGATGCACTACATGTTGATAGGTACATATGCTTTTTACTCCTCTCATTTTGTTTGGTGTTATATGCTGATCCTTTTCCCttcttattttgtttatattgttaTAGATTGGAAGAGGGTGTGGAAGAAAGAAGTAATTTATATACTGGTTCAGGGACTCCAGAAACAGCTAAAACTATGAAGCATCTTATTGCTGCTGCCCAGGCAAAATGGAAACAATCTCATTCCCAATATCTTCTTTCTGGTATTCACAATGTTCAGGGGGGGACTCCTAGCCCTTCCACTGTTCAGCCATTTCTGTCTGTCTCAAGTAACATCATACAGACAGATGTGCAGGGAGTTTATGAGCACGCAACATCGGCTTCCCCTCCAACTAATGAATACCACTCTGCATCTCAAAATCAGCTTGATGCTGATGAAATTGAGGAGAGAAGAACGGGTTCTGTGCAAAGGGGTCCTGGAGGCTCACTCAGTGGTGGTACAGAGGCTGCTGTTGCTCGTGACGCATTTGAAGGAATGATCGAAACTTTGTCGAGGACCAAGGAAAGTATTGGGCGCGCAACTCGTCTTGCCATAGATTGTGCTAAGTACGGCATTGCCAACGAGGTCAGCTCCATCGTATTACTGCTAGTTATAAACGATGATCCCATACCCTCCACTTTTCTTGGCAAAGCTATATGAATTATTAGAGGGGATGAAGTTGCAATAAAAaggaatttaaatttataattactaATGTGATGTATACTTCTACTATTAGTTTACTTCTAATAGTAGAGAGGATGAAGTTGCAATAAAGTTGTATACTTCTACTATTAGTTTACTTGTGtgctttttttattaatttcttgCGTATATCATAAGCAGCTTTTATTTGCTTTTAATTTAGTTAGAAATCATTAATTGGAATGTGATTACTGATTCTAAGATGTGATACTTTTGCTACTAATTTTGGTGGTTATGTTAATTTGATGGTCACTGTATCTATGCTGGACTTACTTCTAAGTCCTTATGTTCAGGTTGTTGAACTTCTCATCAGGAAGTTGGAAAATGAAACTAGTTTTCATCGCAAAGtggatttgttttttcttgTTGATTCTATCACCCAGTGCTCACATAATCAAAAAGGTGGGTGAATAAATTAGATAATGCTCTGCTATTAGTAATTATTATTGGTGTTTTTGTTTCCACTTCTCTTCCCTGcttaaaattataactttagaTACTTTTTTCAATGTGGCATCTGTCTCACTAATTGAAGGACATCTTTAGGTATTGCTGGAGCTTCTTACATCCCTACAGTTCAAGCAGCACTGCCACGTCTTCTTGGTGCTGCTGCTCCCCCTGGAGCTAGTGCCCGTGAAAATCGTCGTCAATGTCACAAGGTCAgcttgtttgtttttatttagtaacaacaaaaggaaTTGTATTAGGTAGGGGAAAGGAGCAGAGTAGAAGTAGGCGGGGGATTAGAATGCATCCAAATCTTAAAATCCTAAAAAGAAAAGAACTAGAacgaaaaaaaatactaataatgcAACAAAGCTAGCCAGTTAGTTTCTTGGCATATTAGTGGAGGAAACTGCCTGGATTGAAGCATGCACAAGAGCCCCAGAGAGAGGCTGTACAAGATGTTGGTGTTTCACACCAATCAAATACACTATGCCTATAGTGTAATAACCATCCATCACCACTAAATTTGCtacttatattttcttcaaaatatttagAACAAACAAGGACATACTGCTTCAAAATCAAGGGGCTAACACTAGATTCATGCAGCACTTCAAACAACTTATTTCAAGGGAAATTAGCTACTCAGTCCTCACAATTTAGAAATAAATGGGCTACTTTTCTGAATTGTAATGCAAATAACATCAATGTCGGGGGGGTGTTATTGCGCAAACATTGAATTCATCCAGCATCGCAAACAACCTCATGGCCGTTTTCCTGATTATGTTGTATGAATGTCAATTACTTGACTTTGACTACAGTCTATGCCTCATTATTTAGTGAAATgagattttgtttgaaagtttgaatAAATGTTTTTTCGTAGACTTTTCATAATGAATATACATTAAGTGGAtgccattttttattttgggtgGATTGCAGGTTTTGAGGCTGTGGCTTGAGAGGAAAATTTTGCCTGAGTCCATTATTCGCCGTTACATGGATGAAATTGGGGTTTCGAATGATGATATCACTGTTAGCTTTAACTTCCGGCGTCCATCTCGTGCTGAGCGATCCGTGGACGACCCAATTAGAGAAATGGAAGGCATGCTTGTTGATGAGTATGGAAGGTCTGCTATCTGTTCCGTCCATTTTTTAGATCGAGTTTTTGCCACAGATTcgttttctttttcatttataatagGTTTTTCCTGGGCATATTTGTACAATTAGTTTATTCATACTAAAATTCTAAAACCCAAGAGAAATGGTAGTTTTTGAATCCTTAAATGACGCAGCAAAAACAACCACAAATGAGCTTTGACAGAGCGAAAAACATAAATAAGATATTTCGTGATAAGATGCAGGAATTTGAAAATACCCGAAATGCAAAAAGAAATAGGTCAATTCTTTTTGTTAAAAGTCTTGTACAATTTGAGGAGAGTTTAGCAATAAGTAATTGAAGAATTTGAGTTCAGTTAAgaaattgttaagttaaaacTAGTACCATAAGTATACATAAATTTGAGCTGATTTCGTATCATAATTAGTTGTTTAAAAGTTCGTTTTGCGCTTGTTCCATTGTCATGcatttttctataaattgtgtttgaattttatataaaaaaattgagaattgaGAGTAAGAAACTTAAACTTGTAGGTTACACAAGGTTATAAAACCAGACCACACAAAAATTCTGATTGGACAAAGTTTAAGTATCCTAATAATGGGTTCGATTTATGTATTCTTGCATTACCAATCTTCTGGAAAACAGATATGGCATGCTTTGCCATTGAGTTGGTTTTGAATATTGAAATATTGGCATTTGATGGAGAACAATAGAAAGTAAGATTCTGATAGGGACTTGGGGTTTTCTTGGTGCCCTAGTCCCACATCGAGTAGAATGAGATGCTCGGTGAAGTATTTAGGTGACCTGGTTCTTCTTCCCCTTGATAGCAAGCTTTTAAGTGAAAGTTCCCTAAGTGCTTGAATACTTATCAATTGATATCACAGTTTGATTGTCAGTGGCTCAGAAAGGGCTACAAAGGGGCTGACTGGAAAGGCTGAGCAAAGCGTCGTAAAGTGCAGCTGCCGAGACGTTAGCCTTCAGGGGCAGTGCTGTGATAGGAACTTGGGTTATGGGGTGCCCAAGTCCCACATAGAGTAGTATGGGATGCTCGGTGGAGTATTTAAGTTATAGGGACTTGGGTTATGAGGTGCCCAAGTCCCACATAGAGTAGTATGGGATGTTCGGTGGAGTATTTAAGTTATAGGGGGACTAGGGTTATGGGGTGCCCAAGTTCCACATAGACTAGTGTGGGATGCTCGGGTGGAGTATTTAAGTGATTTGGCTCTTTTCCATTCATAGCTAACTTTTAAGGGAGAGTTCTCCAAGTGGTTGGATACTTATCAGATTCCTATATTGATTGCATTGGCCTTTTTGTTATTAAATGTGAGATAATCATGTAAGCTAGTGTtaggatattttttttttcgaattcAGTGCTGGTTTGCATTTGTAGATTTTTACTTGGTTTGCATTGgcctttttctttgttttttattctattaCCATTTTATTCGTTTCAAAAAGTAATTTGGATTTCTGATTCTTGTTATATTCATGGGTGTTGTCTATCAGTAATGCTACATTTCAGCTACCTGGCTTTATATCTTGCCATGCGTtcgatgaagatgaagatgaagaagatttACAAATCAATTCATGTACGGATCCATATGGTACGTCTCCAGCAGATCCATCACCCAAGTTTGGAGGATCAGAAACTTATACTGTGACCCCAAATGACAAGCGCCATTGTATCTTGGAGGATGTGGATGGTGAACTAGAAATGGAAGATGTTTCAGGTCACCCAAAGGATGACAGACCTGTATTTTTGAACAGTTCTGACGAAACTGATATGCTTCTTCAGAGCTCAAATAAGAATTCAAATCCAATTTCAATTATATCAGAAGAAATATTGGCTACACCGGAGGGTTCCCCTCCATTACCTCTTGATTCACCTCCTCCACTCCCACCTTTACCTTCTTCACCTCCTCCCCCTCCTCCTCCATCATCTCCATCTCCTCCTCCACCCCCACCACCTACAATATTGCAACCTCCACCTCTTCCTTTATCATCCTCCGCCCCGTCAGTGTCATTGGTTCCTCAATCATCTGGACTAGCTCGGCCTTCACATGTCTCCCAGTCATTAATGCCACCTCAGTCATCATATCAGTCATCCCCGAAATTGGCGTATCAGCAGAACTTACCTCATGACTTTAGTGGCGCAAATAGTGTAAGAAAGTTTTGCTTTTGATATCTCCTGTTTGTTAtggatttatttgatttctcTTATGGATAATTGCCGACCTCTATGCAGGGTAACCAAATAGTTCAAATGGCTGGTAGTTCTTTTTCTGGAGGTCACAGTAATGCAGTTGTCAAGAATGAACTATTTCCACAGCCATCTGTTTTTGCCCTGGCTTCAGGCTGCAGCTCCCAGGAGCCTTCTGGTTTTAACTCTTCAAGACAATTAGAATATGGACAAAATGATGTGTATTTAAATGCCCAAGTTCATCAACCTAACCATCAATTTCAGCAGGGTAACACCCCTTATGCTCAAAGACTTGCACATCCTGCCCCGCCCCAAAATCCATCAAATCAGTTCTCATATCCAAATCACACAGTTCAGCAACACCTTCCTCATGCTTTCCATCCTCCCTTTCCTTTACCATCTCTTCCAGATGGCCTGAGGCAATTCGTTGCTGATGAGCAATGGAGAATATCATCGACAAACAATCAACATCAAAATGGTGTATGGAGAGGTGTAAATCCTTCATGCCCTGGTCCTCCCTTTGGGCAAGAAGGTATGTGAATCTGTTTGCCTTGCCATTCCAAATGttcattatattaaattaaaatattgctTGTCCTTACTATTTATTGTGTATATATCATTCCTGAAGTTAATTTCCAGCTTGTGGAGATTCTTTTCCTTctacttttataaattttttactatttaactattttttgttGCCGGTGACAGTAAAAGCTCTTTAGTTACACTGATGTTATTGGTATTTTGTGTTGTTTGTAAGAGCAATCTCAATGTcgttcataaatatatatatttttataatggtGATGAAGGTTTCCGACCACCACTTGAAAGGCCACCATTAAGCAATGGAGGTTTTCAGCGAGCAATTTCAAGCAATCTACCTAGTGCTTCAGTATCAGGTgactttttctaaaaaaaaatcagtaatttatttgtaattatttgctTTGAAACCAGTTTTATGGATTATGGATCAAATAAATCTCATTGTTCTCTTCTCTAGGACATGGTGTTCCTCAGACGTTGCCTTACAGGCCAGACATTCCTGNNNNNNNNNNNNNNNNNNNNNNNTGGAGtcttattaaaattaagtatGTTTTTTCTCTTCTCATTTTGGATGTTTTAACTTTTCACAGTAATGTTTTAACTTTTAACTCTTGCTGTACTATAAGTTACAAAGTGATTGTTATTTTACTTTTTGCCTAAATCTTGTTGATCATGTTTCGTAAGTTTTACTATAATCTCCTAAGACACCCCCAAACATAAAAGAAGTCAATATATCTTGTGAACATAAAAACATGCTAAACTTATTCATTTGGAAGATTAGTTAGGAGGGTAGAATTATCcttttttaaatgaaatcaTGTGGTGAAAATTTGCCAACTGCTGAAGAACTTTGTGAGTTTTCTTTTAAAGCATTTTCCGGGTCTGTGTGTACTTGGACAGCTTTTGATATGTATGTATGACTGGAGGATATTTTGGATAAATCTCATTCTTTCCTATACTGTTTCCCCCGTTCAAGTAACTTCTGTAATCAAAAAAGGAGGAAAAAAAAGAACACCAAAATGAATACTTTATGTAGCACTTGTATATCACCTGGCAATATGACTTgtgaacattttattttaaaaattacggTCTTCTTGCTTATTAggacatttaaaataatttatactttGGAAATTTTTTACTTCATCTTCTATGGAGAAAAACCCATGGTCTTCTAGTAGAGTGTAAAAAGTTGGGGCAATCCTCATTTTATAAGCTTTTGTAAGGTTGAGTTAGATTCAAAATCTAATATGGTATTAGAGCTTATCTTAGATCTGTTGTTAGGCCACTTGTATTGTTCATATACCAGGCCCAATATCCCAAGGCGTGAGAAGGATTTATTGGAAATAAATCCTAACCCGATATGGCCACATTACTTAGATATATGACCTAAATAAAGCATACAAAGTTTTGGAACCCCTCATGTTACATGCCTGCTTTTGTGAGGCATAATTGAAGGCCTGCAAAAATGAAAACTTAAGGATATTAGTCATTCTGTTCGTGACAGTAGGAAGCCCTTTCATGGAGCAAGTTCTAACTTACGTAGGTTAATTCTTTACACGGCGacaattgattttgattataataTCATCTTGTATAggaattaatttcttttaaaataaacgGCTTAATACTTTAATGTTGTTCTACTTAAtactttaattttgtttgatGTTCTTTTTTCGCttaaatattgatatatgacTGCTTGTTACCTTTCAGTGTTGCTGGTGGTGTCAACACGCACGACTATATATTGTACCACAAAGTTAGATTTGTCTGTGTAGTACATACAACTTACCTgtgaagaaaattttgaaaacttgTGGAGGCTTTTGGCAGGATTGTGTATATTGTATTTTTTCCTGACAATGTATCCCAGGAACATTTGCTTCCAAGTTTAGGCCCATGTTTCTGACTTGGTTAGTTTATCTGTTTCCCATACCTTGTAATTATTACATAATGTCCGTACAGAAATCTGTTTCaaagatttaattttaactaataatagatgaattttaattttattggttaggttttttagttcaaattttattttccatATATGTCGGTTGCACTTTCATAGTAAATCTCTAAGTGTTGTTGATGGCAGAAAGgccaaaaatctgctattgcagCCTATGGCGCCCCCATGGCAAGTGTCCCTTCATAAATTTCTAATGGCGGTTGTCAAAACACAACCACACCATTCCACCATGGCCGCTACTTAACAACACTGTTATCTATATCTAGGTAGCTGGTCAATTGCGCTGGTTCATGGCCGCTACTTAACAACACTGTTATCTAAAGCACGAAAGCGGCCGTTCTTGCCATGTTTGGGGATCACGCTCGGATTGCGTGTTTCTAATGGCCCAGAAAATGTGATTTTCAGGAAAAACCAAGATTGcccttaaattttaaaaacttatggGTGTATTTTAGGATTTTCGATCTTAACCTTAATTCCATTGTTCGTCTCTCTCCTTTGAACACTCCCTTCCACTCAGTTTTTTGCAAACACTCCCTCCTTTCCTGCAAGAATTGTTTTTTGGAATATATTGTCCAAGGTTTAAGCTTTACATGATTCCTGTGGTTGTGGACTACAgctaaaaaaatcaatattatcaAGTATCAACTGCAAATTTATGGCATTTTAGCTTTGGTTTTTGAATTTAGTAGGAAATggtcattttatcaaattttcaatatttcttTATTACTTTGACGTATTCATAATTTTGTGTCCGGAGGTGAGAATcgttaaatatatgtttttttccACTTCTCTATGAGATGACATTGTATTTAGGTGTATGAAATATATTTGTGCTTTCAAAATTTGAGTGCCTGATAAATGTGAGATTTGTTTACATTTTACTGATTTTTTAACTGTTAACTTTCATATTAACAAAGCACTATCTTTGATTGTGCTATTTCTCTTATTCAAGGACTATTTATATGTAATTATGATATTGGATGGTTAACATGAGTcgttgtttgagttttttggaTCAACTGTTAAAGTTGGAGTTCATGTCAACTCTATATTATTGAAGGCTTTTATTGCCTTTTATCCTCTATATCTTGTTGAAAGCACCATTTCATTGCACCATTCTTTGGTAGTTTTAAGTTGCAATGTGATTGCAACTAAACCGCAtagtaaattttaaaagtatCAACATAGAGTAAGAAAGTAGCAGGCAAATGTTGACAGATGTAAAATTTTGGGAAAGAAGATGGTGCAAATTGtaagtttattttttctcaGTTCTCCCATCCAATCTTTGTTATTGGACAAGGGCCTCTAATATCTCTTGGAATGTTTTGGGAATTTTTGTGACAAAGATAGAGACAAATGATTTATAATACCTTGAATCATGACTTgattttcttatcttcttccGACATTTAGATAAGATAATTTAAGtgcttttttcaattttttgggATATTTTCATGTAAGTTCAGTTTTCCGTTTTTAATTCGTTTTTCTAATTGACATGACTTCCTTCTTGGATATCCCATACGGAAATTCAAATTCCTCGTAAGCTCAAACCCTCTGATTTATGTGGAAATGCACATTGTTGAAAATCTGTACCTCATAggttaatcattttttttattatgtatttgaGGATATTTTGTCCTCTCCGTGTGTTTCCTTTCTTTTCGACATTCTTTTATCTGCTTTCTGTAAAAGCATGGATTAGAATAATGTTGATAGAGACACTGTTTAACATCTGATATGAGGAATTCTGGATTCCAGGGGAACAGAGTTACTGAAGTGATTACATAATTGCTTTTTGGGGGTACAGGCATATATAaagatttgtttttttgttaacCTTTCTATATTGATGAAGAGGAATTCTGAATCACTTGACGGTTTCAGGTTTTGGCAACACAAGATAAGATGCCGGTTGCTTACTTAGGCTTTGAATGGTATAACTGAAAGAATAAGGCAAACTTCATCACATAGAAAGAGTGCTGATAATTGAGGTAAATAGTCATCCGATTTCAGAACGGACAACGCTTTTGTTACTGATTCAATTAATATGCAAGGGCACCTATACATAATGTATCAAGAACTCCGGTAACTTTTTTTTCTatagaaatatttattgtaCAGTACAATGTCTAGGTTGCTTTCCTGTACTGTATAACACACGCATCTCCCCATGCAGTTAGAATTCTTTCAAAAGAAAGCAGAAATAGGAATGTTTTAGCTACATAAATCTTCTCTGGTTTTTGCCGCATGGTTATTGGTGACTTGTCATGAAAGCTAAGGCATAATCAGTCATCATAGTAATCTTGTCATGTGTTTTTATCCTTGCTCATTATACTGTTAGTATCTGCTTTTCCGTCTCTCAAGGTTTGAAGAGGTTCAATATATTTGGATTTTACTACACTAGAGAAAGCTTGATGATTGGAGAACATAGATGTTGTACATGAAATTATTTGTCCTGGTATGGGAGGCCACTGGATAAATAGGCTGACAGATATTATAGACGGCAGTAACAGTTTTGGAAGATTAGGGCCTGTTTACTTGgcttttttttatgttttcatttcCACTGAAACTAAAAAGCATTAGAAAAAACAAGAATCAATATTTCTCTCACCattttcttttacaatttttGAAAGCCAAACTAATATTTctagaaattttgaaaatgtcaaaacaATGTTTACATTATTTCCGTAAATGCATTCTTCTAGCAAGCTTTTCACCTTCTCTTGTCACAGTGGAGTCTTTGATATTGTTGCTTGCAATTTAAATGAATTCAGATTTTTGGAAATGAAAGTTTTAGATATTTTTCGAAAGTAAACAGGCCCTAAGATATTCACTATTGCTAAATTCCTAAAACCCTTGTGTTGGCGGAGTTTATTTCTGACGGTTTTGTGTTTGTGTGAGATTTTGTTATGAATAGTCAATGATGTCATACATATGAAACACCATGAAACACCATACGGGCCATTTTCTAGATCACCAAATTGACCAATTGTCTGTTGACCTCACTGTCTCCAATTGATGGATTCAGCGGTACATACTTGCTCTAGATATTTATAATTGCTCGGGATTTGGTCTTTCTGACTACATTCGAGATTATTTATATTGATCTTTATACTACTAgtttatattgattaaaaaaattactactaGTTTATAAAGGGAAAGAATTGACTGTCGCATATTTTGGAATGTCATATATAGTATGCGTTAAGTTTGTAGTTCAATCAGCATAATGCTCCTACCGACCCACCTAAACCAAAATTCTGATACAACAAGGTGTTGTATGATATACATATTTTGGGCTTGATTTGTGCTCATTTTGCAAAGGAATTCTGcatattatatatcatataCTAATACTAGTAGTGTTGTCTAAATTGATTCGACAATAGGCATCTTTGTTTTTGTATGTTTTTGGCATGTTTTGGGGTGTACGAGTTGTTGCCTAAGCATACTGTAGATGGTTATGTTTCTCATTCTCTTATAATCCGTTCTTTCGTGTATTCTTGTGTCCCTCCCTCTATATCAATCATTGGCTTCATTGTTAGTTATTTCCTTTCATTGATTCTGAATTTTTAGTATGACGTTTTTTTGGAgattttttgttgatatttttctttccaTAGGAGGCTATTATTTCAGTATGTGCTTTCACAATGATTCAAAGCCGTAGCAGTTTTCCGTGTTTGATGTAGTACTGTGAAAATTTCTTTTTAGATCCCCTAATTCGTCTAATCTGGAATATCTCTTTGAActagtattgcataaaattattcataatcaGATTAAAGCACAATGGAATTATGGGCATGGGGGGCCAAATACCTAAATCATACGGCAGtcaaattaattagttaattcaaTTCCAATTAGGTTGTGGATTGGAAACTCTAAATGTTTTAAATTGTTTTCTGGGCAGTTACtatctataattttattttgaagttaatattaaaatatccaCTGTCATCTCATTAATAACTTAGGGTATGTGTTAAGCATTAGCAAAACATGCATGTAAAGGATTTGTTTAAGTGGTTGTGAGAAGAATTTGTGATAAAGAAGAGTTTGGTGGATGCATTTAATAAGAAGTGAGGAGTTTATAATATGTGCACTTAGATGGCCATGAAGAAATATACAttaaaatgaattgaaattttcaggttatttttgtcaaatttaagagggatttttttttttttgcaaaggaAATTTAAGAGAgatatattatttcattttgcaTTTTTATGGTGAAAGATGGTTTCGTTTGATGATAAATGATTGTAATTTAGGCAATGAAATAGTTCAGATgtcataaattatattattgatttaattttataattacgTTCTATAAGTTTTACCTGTGACTATTATTTCCAAAACACCTAGAGAAACTTTGCATCTCTAACAGGATATagtttgaactttgaatttGAAAGAGACTCTTCACATTGTTGGGAAGGTTTTTGAGGATGCTTGGCAACATAACATTGTGTAATGATTTTTAGGCTGGGATTGGGACCCTAAATGCAAGACCAAGAATGGCGGAACTTCTATCTACTTCAACATTTATGGTATTATGTGTATGTTTAAATCTATTTTTGCATTCTATGCCGAAATAAGTTTTTTCTATGGTAGAAATAAGTTTTTTCTATAgtagtaataaattaaattagttctCAAATTtgctttcttttaaaaataataatattaaccaatGAATGCGCAAAATTATAAGATAATGATATCTCTCTTTATAAATTCATTTtggaattatatttatttgatataagaCATGAATTTTtccaataaattattatttttgtatttttgattttgtagGTTACATAATAGTTTCTCCAGCTTATTGTGGGTTATCTTACTCGGGAAATTTTCATATGATTACTTActgggaaaaaaaaaactaaatcaattgtcACTATTCTCATCCACTGTCGTTATATTTAATACTTGAGACCtgttttttaatgtatatgttttgAAAGGATTTCTTAAGATTTTGAGAGTTTTTTTCTCTCATCTTTACAAAGAACATCAAGGAGAAGACAAATGCAAGAGTTTCAAAAGCAATCAATCTACACTTGATcatgttaagacaaaatctcaaattaaagttttgatgaaaataaacaaaggttaattaagaattttaattatgattctaaagtGTTATGATAATTTAACTTGGcttttaaatgaattaattctgtaaagataggaatca
It includes:
- the LOC101503645 gene encoding ENHANCER OF AG-4 protein 2 isoform X2, which gives rise to MPRAFVAAPDIQVFTSEYKNKLSSRLQGKTKYFAQAVKEICAAFDENEKQKASGDDTDDSRIGSEAPPVDEAVGNPKDTFDAVTSSEEKDNIHVSNIGSNLENCKQKTRERGSLDEKLTESGRPNESSSVSSPLVKGKLSTGSEIKKNSSKSTLKGASNVHDFGQHDNGNSVLTNGSKPRKLITGSKRRSEATDDINKIGGSSTGTLLKVGSSTGSVDLSRSGETFNKTGRKGKDAPAVKTDSPDTLKPDLNGNTGEKNKNLISKKASLEVKNELQEIMLNAEEADGKNSVMGKKNQVHAKHNVGANESFHATKKLKRMDAKDDLTSGHIQKDVKRSTSNSKTEKSLPSRGQICVVGSDDSVRELLPMTKQHSQVQKTMPDSDRIAPDEKKEWSILKPKDDTKNATAKQVQKKRRAVCLYEDDDDVPKTPVHGGAAKNTKSPFASEVKKGNNAHSEKSDAAQLTHINSSELEDTLLKDSPSLFHNDPSSMKLPEKEKADEVIPVHVPHSNDKLDLKQFPSKVAKVSSASPVKSPQPVPATTKSNAERSKSSKPLLKASSNATIHKKADNGSSKSLHNLNSSQNQVSAHKKKLTSSAEISKNTTKTLPQAAEVAVSVVGSKEPDALHVDRLEEGVEERSNLYTGSGTPETAKTMKHLIAAAQAKWKQSHSQYLLSGIHNVQGGTPSPSTVQPFLSVSSNIIQTDVQGVYEHATSASPPTNEYHSASQNQLDADEIEERRTGSVQRGPGGSLSGGTEAAVARDAFEGMIETLSRTKESIGRATRLAIDCAKYGIANEVVELLIRKLENETSFHRKVDLFFLVDSITQCSHNQKGIAGASYIPTVQAALPRLLGAAAPPGASARENRRQCHKVLRLWLERKILPESIIRRYMDEIGVSNDDITVSFNFRRPSRAERSVDDPIREMEGMLVDEYGSNATFQLPGFISCHAFDEDEDEEDLQINSCTDPYGTSPADPSPKFGGSETYTVTPNDKRHCILEDVDGELEMEDVSGHPKDDRPVFLNSSDETDMLLQSSNKNSNPISIISEEILATPEGSPPLPLDSPPPLPPLPSSPPPPPPPSSPSPPPPPPPTILQPPPLPLSSSAPSVSLVPQSSGLARPSHVSQSLMPPQSSYQSSPKLAYQQNLPHDFSGANSGNQIVQMAGSSFSGGHSNAVVKNELFPQPSVFALASGCSSQEPSGFNSSRQLEYGQNDVYLNAQVHQPNHQFQQGNTPYAQRLAHPAPPQNPSNQFSYPNHTVQQHLPHAFHPPFPLPSLPDGLRQFVADEQWRISSTNNQHQNGVWRGVNPSCPGPPFGQEGFRPPLERPPLSNGGFQRAISSNLPSASVSGHGVPQTLPYRPDIPXXXXXXXXWSLIKINVAGGVNTHDYILYHKVRFVCVVHTTYL